CGCAGGGCCATCACGATCTCTTCCATCGAGGCGTTGCCCGCGCGCTCGCCGATGCCGTTGAGGGTGCATTCCACCTGGCGCGCGCCGTTGCGCACGGCCGACAAAGAGTTGGCCACGGCCAGACCCAGGTCGTCGTGGCAGTGCACCGAGATCACGGCCTTGTTGATGTTCGGAACGTTGTTCTTGATGTCCGCGATCAGCTGGCCGTATTCCAGCGGCGTGCTGTAGCCGACGGTGTCCGGGATGTTCACGGTCGTGGCCCCGGCGTTGATCACGGCTTCCAGGATTTTATACAGAAAATCTTTTTCACTGCGGCTGGCGTCTTCCGGCGAAAATTCGACGTCGTCCCTCCTGTCACGGGCGTATTTCACCGCGTCCACCGCCATCTGCATGATCTCTTCCTTGCTCTTGCGCAGTTTGTGCTCCAGATGGATCTTGGACGTGGCCAGAAAAACGTGGATGCGGGCGCGTTTGGCGTCTTTCAACGCGTCGGCCGCGGCGTCGATGTCCTTCCTGATCGAGCGGGCCAGCCCGCAGATCGTCGAGCCGTGGATATGGCGGGCCACGGTCCGGACGGAGCTGAAGTCGCCGGGAGAGCTCACCGGAAACCCGGCCTCGATGATGTCCACCCCCAGACGCTCCAGGGCATAGGCGATCTCCAGCTTTTCCTTCTCGTTCATGCTGGCGCCCGGCGCCTGCTCTCCGTCGCGCAGGGTCGTGTCGAAAATCATCACTCTGTCGGCATTGTCCATGGTCAGTCTCTCTTCAGAAAAAATTTTTTAAACTTGGTATTCAGCGGCATTTGAAATTCAAACTCTTTGTTTTCCAGGGGCGCATCCAGAATCACGTCGTAATAGGTCTCCGCCCTTTTCCCTCCCGGGACGCCCGGGGTGATGAACTGGTCCAGCCCGGGAGACATCTTCGCCATCACGGCCCGTTCCCGCTCCAGACGCTTTTTGTCCGCGGGCCTTTTCAAGGCCTTTTCGATCTCCTTGTCCGCGGAAAACGTGTCCATGGCGCCCAGGCCCGACTCGTCATACACAAATTCATTCTTCACAATCACGAAGCGCGCCTTGGAGACCCACAGCTTGTGGTTCGCCGAAAGGTCGGATTTGCCGGTGAGGACATAACACTCTTCCCCCCGGACGAACTCCGACTCTTCCAGCTTGAGGTCGGTCATCCCGGCGAGAAAATCCTGGATCCGGAAAAAGAGCGCCGGGACCGAACGGGTGAGCCCCGAAGATTCCACGGCCACATCAAAGAACATGTCCTGGTCGCTGTCCTTGCTCCTGCGGACGTCCCCTTTTTCCGAGAAATAATTGGCGCTGCTTCCGGAATTCCAAATCACGGTCTTGGTGAAGCCCTCGGGGAGGTCCTCATACCACTCGAGCAGATACAGATTGGGGCGACCCAGCTTGATCTTGAACGACTTTTCAACCCTCTTCAGCTTGCCCCCGGACACGATCTCGTCGTTCACAAACCCTTCCGCCTGGAGCGTCCGCAAAGATTGGTACGTCTGCCGGGCCTTATCCACCACTTCCTGCGGGGTCAGCTCCTGGGCAAGCGCCGCGCGGGGAAGCGGGACAAACACAAGGGCCAAGATCAAACTCAAAAGGATTCGCATGATAAAGGATTTGTCACTTTCTCCGCGCGCCGCGAACCTACGACTTTCCTAATCCCCCATGCAGGAAACTTTCCTCTTTCCCCTCCCCCCATGCGGAAATTTTTTCCACTTCCACCCTCTCCCCATACGGAAATTTCTCCCACTTCCACCCTCCCCCTCGCGGGGAGGGAACGGGAGGGGGGCACCCTCCCCTAACCCCTCCCATCAAGGGAGGGGAATAAATTATTTCTCCCTCCCCCTGGTGGGGAGGGCTGGGGAGGGGGGAAAACTACTTCTTCATCCAGGGCATCATCTCGCGGAGCTGGGCGCCGACCTTTTCCACGGGATGATTTTCGCTGTCCTGGCGGAACTTGTTGAAATTCACGCGGCCCTTCTTGTTCTCGCGGATCCATTCGCGGGCGAACTTGCCCTTCTGGATCTCGGCGAGGATTTTTTTCATCTCTTTGCGGGTGCGGTCGGTGATGATGCGCGGCCCCCGGGTGTAATCCCCGTATTCGGCCGTGTCCGACACGCGCTTGCGCATGCCCTTGATGCCGCCTTCATAGATCAAATCCACAATGAGCTTGAGCTCATGCAGACATTCAAAATACGCGATCTCCGGCTGATACCCGGCTTCCACCAAAGTTTCAAACCCGGCCTTGATGAGCTCGCTGGCCCCGCCGCAAAGCACGGACTGCTCGCCGAACAGGTCGGTCTCGGTCTCTTCCTTAAAGGTCGTTTCGATGACGCCGGCGCGCGTGCCGCCGATGCCCCGGGCGTAAGCCAATGCGTCGCGCATGGCGTTGCCTGACGCGTTCTGATGAATGGCCACCAGGCAGGGAACGCCCCGGCCTTCTTCATACTGACGGCGCACCAAAGCCCCCGGGCTCTTGGGCGCGATCATCCACACGTCCACGTCAGCCGGCGGCTTGATCTGCCCGAAATGGATGTTGAAGCCGTGAGAAAAGGCAATGGCCTTGCCTTTTTTGAGGTGCTTCTTGATGGATTTCTTGTAGAGATCGGCCTGGACATGGTCCTGGGTGAGGATGATGATAATGTCGGCCTGTTTGGCGGCCACGTCGGCGTCCACCGGCTCAAATCCGTCCTTCTTGGCCTGCTCATAGTTCGGCCCGCCCGGTCTCTGCCCGATCACGACCTTCAGCCCGCTGTCGCGCAGGTTCATCGCCTGCCCGCGGCCCTGGATACCGTATCCGATCACCGCGATCGTCTTGCCCTGGATAGCGTTCAAATCTGCGTCTTTGTCATAGTAGATCTTAGCCATACATCTCCCCCCATTCGAAATAAATTAGAATTTTATGCCCTCTCTCATAGTGAGGGTTGGGGCTGTGTCCCGGGCGAGTTCCGCAGCCCGAGGCTTTCATCCCCTTTAGAAAAAGCCGAGGAGCGAGGACTGTCTGAGCCAGGGATACAGCCCCAGCCCTCACGGCTGATGCTCTAAATCAAGACCGTGAAACCTCTTATATTAGAAAGAATAATTCTAATTTAAGTCAGCGTTTTTATCAAGCGATAATATTCGTCGATCCGCAGGTTTGAC
This sequence is a window from Candidatus Omnitrophota bacterium. Protein-coding genes within it:
- the ilvC gene encoding ketol-acid reductoisomerase — protein: MAKIYYDKDADLNAIQGKTIAVIGYGIQGRGQAMNLRDSGLKVVIGQRPGGPNYEQAKKDGFEPVDADVAAKQADIIIILTQDHVQADLYKKSIKKHLKKGKAIAFSHGFNIHFGQIKPPADVDVWMIAPKSPGALVRRQYEEGRGVPCLVAIHQNASGNAMRDALAYARGIGGTRAGVIETTFKEETETDLFGEQSVLCGGASELIKAGFETLVEAGYQPEIAYFECLHELKLIVDLIYEGGIKGMRKRVSDTAEYGDYTRGPRIITDRTRKEMKKILAEIQKGKFAREWIRENKKGRVNFNKFRQDSENHPVEKVGAQLREMMPWMKK